TGCGTTTCATCTGTTCACACATCAGGATATATAATTAATAAAGAAATGTGCGGAGGGGAGAAAATGGAGCTGATAGATCTTTTGGAAAGATGCTAAGGTGAAAAACAGATTGTTTTAGTGGCTGCTTGGGACCAGATGAATAAAAATCATGATAATCTATGACAGCAAAAGGGTAAATTGGATCCGGAATTAACGAAAAGGTTTGTGCAGAGTAGTCTGAAGATACGACACGAAAAGAGCTGGTTGACATTTATATGCGCTAATATTAGAATGAAAGGCGGTTTATGCGCTTATTTGCCTTAGGTGGAGAAGGCGTATTTGGCTAATTAGAGTTTGGAGGAATACATAATGGAGAAAATGGAAAAATATTTTAGTTTATTAGAAGATGGCGGTGCAGATTTAACATTAAAAATTAATGCAGATACAATCAAAACCGCAGCATGGACGATTTATCGTTGCAAGTTTGGGTGTAATAGTTATGGTAAGAATCATTGCTGTCCGCCTAGTTGTCCTACATGGAAAGAAACGCAGGAAATGATAAATTGTTTTCAATATGGGATTTTATTTCGCTGTCATGAAATAAGCATAGTGACGCCGCTTGCTGTTAAAGTAGCAAAAGAACTGTTTTTAGATGATTACTACAAGGTAATTGCATTTGGCAGCGGGTCATGTGAAAGGTGTCACAAATGCAATCCAGACCATTGTAATTTTCCGAATAAAACAGTCCCCTCAATGGAAGCCTGCGGAATAGATGTTTTTGCCACTGTCCGTACAAATGGACTGGAAATTCATACATTGCGAGAAAAGGAAGAAGTACAAAATTACTTTGGGTTATTACTTGTCGAGTAAAGTTATGTTACAAATTCCAATCTGTCGGGCTAATTAGTTTCAGCTTATTGGTATAAGACGTATTTCCTTTTGAGGCTGTACAACCGTGTAGATGTAGTTAGTTGTAGTTTCGTCTACAATTTTTCTTTCGTCTTTGTCGTCCCTGATTGCTGCCGGTGGCAGCCTTTTTTGGTCCAATTGAAATATATATTTTTAAATGTAATCATAAATAAATATACTCGTATTTTCTATTGCAGATTGAAAGCGAATGACCCGAATATAAATATATTTGCAAAAAAACATTTGAGCATTAAAACATAATTATATATATTGTAATGGTAAAATGATATAATAAAAATGCAATAT
The Ruminococcus gauvreauii genome window above contains:
- a CDS encoding DUF2284 domain-containing protein, whose translation is MEKMEKYFSLLEDGGADLTLKINADTIKTAAWTIYRCKFGCNSYGKNHCCPPSCPTWKETQEMINCFQYGILFRCHEISIVTPLAVKVAKELFLDDYYKVIAFGSGSCERCHKCNPDHCNFPNKTVPSMEACGIDVFATVRTNGLEIHTLREKEEVQNYFGLLLVE